A genomic window from Schistocerca serialis cubense isolate TAMUIC-IGC-003099 chromosome 4, iqSchSeri2.2, whole genome shotgun sequence includes:
- the LOC126475263 gene encoding peritrophin-1-like isoform X2 encodes MKVLASLLAVCVLVAVVTAAPTCPQYDGSTPVFFPDENDSSSFYECSNGRSVHMACPTGTVWNSNINTCDWPQSRK; translated from the exons ATGAAGG TGCTGGCTTCTCTTCTGGCTGTGTGCGTGCTGGTAGCCGTGGTGACGgcggcccccacctgcccgcagtACGACGGCTCCACGCCCGTCTTCTTCCCTGACGAGAACGACAGCAGCAGCTTCTACGAGTGCAGCAACGGCAGGTCCGTCCACATGGCCTGCCCCACTGGCACCGTCTGGAACTCCAACATCAACACCTGCGACTGGCCACAGTCCAGGAAGTAG
- the LOC126475263 gene encoding peritrophin-1-like isoform X1 — MRRVLASLLAVCVLVAVVTAAPTCPQYDGSTPVFFPDENDSSSFYECSNGRSVHMACPTGTVWNSNINTCDWPQSRK; from the coding sequence TGCTGGCTTCTCTTCTGGCTGTGTGCGTGCTGGTAGCCGTGGTGACGgcggcccccacctgcccgcagtACGACGGCTCCACGCCCGTCTTCTTCCCTGACGAGAACGACAGCAGCAGCTTCTACGAGTGCAGCAACGGCAGGTCCGTCCACATGGCCTGCCCCACTGGCACCGTCTGGAACTCCAACATCAACACCTGCGACTGGCCACAGTCCAGGAAGTAG